A window from Microbacterium ginsengiterrae encodes these proteins:
- a CDS encoding sugar ABC transporter ATPase produces MASTPDPAQQEWERTQALDEGVELDETVVTGRDPAELPDADDEIPFEDIPAEGLLPETQDDDPVTAELGEDGQGDLSPEDL; encoded by the coding sequence ATGGCATCCACACCCGACCCGGCCCAGCAGGAATGGGAGCGGACGCAGGCCCTCGATGAGGGCGTCGAACTCGACGAGACGGTGGTCACGGGGCGTGACCCGGCGGAGCTCCCGGATGCGGACGATGAGATCCCGTTCGAGGACATCCCGGCGGAGGGGCTCCTGCCTGAGACGCAGGACGACGACCCCGTGACGGCGGAACTCGGCGAAGACGGTCAGGGCGACCTGTCGCCGGAAGATCTCTGA
- a CDS encoding alpha/beta fold hydrolase, which produces MTRPSSSEVPDLRVDDLGDPHGRPVLLLHGGGVGGWMWQPLIARMGSGYRFLVPDLPGHDRSAHVDYESHAVTVRALLAALQHREQRPVTVVGFSLGAQIAVLLAAHHPDRIARVAIISAQAEPSRWPGMTLGLLRAAAPLATREWFAKAQAKELFVPPALFPEYLRTAQRLSTRSLLTSVGENIRFTVPDAWSGYPGESLVLAGERERAPMIRSAHRLAGVRPGQHAEIIPECGHGVPLQKPQWLAQRLRVWLDGAHRTEEE; this is translated from the coding sequence GTGACGCGCCCGTCGAGCTCCGAGGTCCCCGACCTGCGCGTCGACGACCTCGGCGATCCGCACGGCCGGCCCGTTCTGCTTCTGCACGGCGGGGGTGTGGGCGGCTGGATGTGGCAACCGCTGATCGCACGCATGGGGTCCGGATATCGGTTCCTCGTACCGGATCTCCCCGGCCATGACCGCAGCGCCCACGTCGACTATGAATCGCACGCCGTCACCGTTCGCGCACTCCTCGCCGCCCTGCAGCACAGAGAGCAGCGCCCGGTCACCGTCGTCGGATTCTCGCTCGGCGCGCAGATCGCGGTGCTGCTCGCCGCGCATCATCCGGACCGCATCGCTCGGGTCGCGATCATCAGCGCCCAGGCGGAGCCCTCCAGATGGCCTGGGATGACGCTCGGACTGCTGCGCGCCGCCGCGCCGCTCGCGACCAGGGAGTGGTTCGCCAAAGCACAGGCGAAGGAACTCTTCGTCCCACCGGCACTGTTCCCCGAGTATCTCCGCACGGCGCAGCGGCTCTCCACGCGCAGCCTCCTCACGTCCGTCGGTGAGAACATCCGCTTCACCGTCCCAGACGCATGGAGCGGATATCCCGGGGAGTCGCTCGTCCTCGCCGGCGAGCGGGAGCGCGCCCCCATGATCCGCTCCGCGCACCGGCTGGCCGGTGTCCGGCCGGGGCAACATGCGGAGATCATCCCCGAATGCGGGCACGGCGTCCCGCTGCAGAAACCGCAGTGGTTGGCCCAGCGCCTTCGTGTCTGGCTCGACGGGGCCCACCGAACGGAAGAGGAGTGA